In Caretta caretta isolate rCarCar2 chromosome 18, rCarCar1.hap1, whole genome shotgun sequence, a single genomic region encodes these proteins:
- the PEX10 gene encoding peroxisome biogenesis factor 10 isoform X2, which yields MSSVPAAYVSFVTLRTADGGRERERFLPAPPPLLGMPLAPAGPAHLVRCGQKDELYRSGLRSGAGAALHGLAGAKKWLEWRKEIELLSDVAYFSLTTFSGYQTLGEEYVNIVQVDSSKKRIPSLLRRAILISLHTVVPYLLDKGLIHLEHELQMETGGSTTLQSNGLCGRTLLRAPGLPGDDQSVRSSYKLLGIVSLLHLVLTVGVQIYSFQQRQRARQEWKLHRNLSYPKNQMEEKSVIRSSRCTLCLEKRRHATATPCGHLFCWECITEWCNTKAECPLCREKFHPQKLIYLRHYR from the exons ATGTCGTCTGTGCCAGCGGCCTACGTTAGTTTCGTGACGCTGCGTACAGCGGACGGTGGCCGAGAGAGGGAACGTTTcctcccggccccacccccgctgctcgggATGCCGCTGGCTCCCGCTGGGCCCGCGCACCTGGTGCGCTGCGGGCAGAAGGATGAGTTGTACCGGAGCGGCTTgcggagcggggccggggcggcGCTGCACGGGCTGGCGG GTGCTAAGAAATGGTTGGAATGGAGGAAAGAGATTGAACTTCTTTCTGATGTAGCATACTTCAGCCTCACCACATTTTCAG GTTATCAAACTCTTGGTGAAGAATATGTTAATATTGTCCAAGTTGATTCTTCCAAGAAGAGAATCCCTTCTCTGCTTCGACGGGCCATTTTGATTTCTCTTCATACTGTTGTGCCTTATTTGTTGGACAAAGGATTAATCCATCTGGAACATGAGTTGCAGATGGAAACTGGTGGATCTACAACCTTGCAGAGCAATGGTCTATGCGGCAGGACTTTG CTTCGTGCTCCAGGATTGCCTGGAGATGACCAGAGCGTTCGATCAAGTTACAAGCTTCTTGGGATAGTGTCACTGCTGCATCTTGTACTGACCGTTGGTGTTCAGATCTACAGCTTCCAACAAAGGCAGAGAGCAAGGCAGGAGTGGAAACTACACCGCAACCTCTCATATCCAAA AAATCAGATGGAGGAAAAATCTGTTATACGCAGTTCCCGATGCACATTGTGCTTGGAAAAACGTAGGCATGCAACAGCCACTCCCTGTGGCCACCTGTTCTGTTGGGAATGCATCACGGAGTGGTGTAACACCAAA
- the PEX10 gene encoding peroxisome biogenesis factor 10 isoform X1, which yields MSSVPAAYVSFVTLRTADGGRERERFLPAPPPLLGMPLAPAGPAHLVRCGQKDELYRSGLRSGAGAALHGLAGAKKWLEWRKEIELLSDVAYFSLTTFSGYQTLGEEYVNIVQVDSSKKRIPSLLRRAILISLHTVVPYLLDKGLIHLEHELQMETGGSTTLQSNGLCGRTLVRSWVQKQIGRLTEQQKKTLSQTVYVLKQCIPLLRRLHLAVFYINGIFYHISKRITGISYLRAPGLPGDDQSVRSSYKLLGIVSLLHLVLTVGVQIYSFQQRQRARQEWKLHRNLSYPKNQMEEKSVIRSSRCTLCLEKRRHATATPCGHLFCWECITEWCNTKAECPLCREKFHPQKLIYLRHYR from the exons ATGTCGTCTGTGCCAGCGGCCTACGTTAGTTTCGTGACGCTGCGTACAGCGGACGGTGGCCGAGAGAGGGAACGTTTcctcccggccccacccccgctgctcgggATGCCGCTGGCTCCCGCTGGGCCCGCGCACCTGGTGCGCTGCGGGCAGAAGGATGAGTTGTACCGGAGCGGCTTgcggagcggggccggggcggcGCTGCACGGGCTGGCGG GTGCTAAGAAATGGTTGGAATGGAGGAAAGAGATTGAACTTCTTTCTGATGTAGCATACTTCAGCCTCACCACATTTTCAG GTTATCAAACTCTTGGTGAAGAATATGTTAATATTGTCCAAGTTGATTCTTCCAAGAAGAGAATCCCTTCTCTGCTTCGACGGGCCATTTTGATTTCTCTTCATACTGTTGTGCCTTATTTGTTGGACAAAGGATTAATCCATCTGGAACATGAGTTGCAGATGGAAACTGGTGGATCTACAACCTTGCAGAGCAATGGTCTATGCGGCAGGACTTTGGTACGAAGCTGGGTGCAGAAACAAATTGGCAGGCTGACAGAACAGCAGAAGAAAACACTTTCACAAACTGTGTATGTCCTCAAGCAATGCATCCCCCTGCTCCGTAGGCTGCATCTGGCAGTATTTTATATAAATGGCATCTTCTATCACATCTCTAAAAGGATCACTGGAATATCTTAT CTTCGTGCTCCAGGATTGCCTGGAGATGACCAGAGCGTTCGATCAAGTTACAAGCTTCTTGGGATAGTGTCACTGCTGCATCTTGTACTGACCGTTGGTGTTCAGATCTACAGCTTCCAACAAAGGCAGAGAGCAAGGCAGGAGTGGAAACTACACCGCAACCTCTCATATCCAAA AAATCAGATGGAGGAAAAATCTGTTATACGCAGTTCCCGATGCACATTGTGCTTGGAAAAACGTAGGCATGCAACAGCCACTCCCTGTGGCCACCTGTTCTGTTGGGAATGCATCACGGAGTGGTGTAACACCAAA